One stretch of Dokdonia sp. Hel_I_53 DNA includes these proteins:
- the fabD gene encoding ACP S-malonyltransferase: protein MKAYIFPGQGAQFTGMGLDIFEKYPVAQDLFLKANDILGFNITETMFEGSAEDLKETKVTQPAIFIHSVALQAVLENFDPAMVAGHSLGEFSALVACGALSFEDALLLVSKRAQAMQKACELQPSTMAAVLALEDSVVEEVCEGTDGIVVAANYNCPGQLVISGEVNAINAACATMKERGAKRALVLPVGGGFHSPMMEPAREELEKAIEQTIFKDPICPIYQNVSAKAVTSASEIQKNLIAQLTAPVKWTQTIQQMIADGATEFIEVGPGRVLQGLVKKIDRSATAGSAQLPE from the coding sequence ATGAAAGCATATATATTTCCAGGTCAAGGAGCTCAGTTTACAGGAATGGGACTGGATATTTTTGAAAAGTATCCAGTAGCTCAAGACTTATTTCTCAAAGCAAACGACATTCTAGGGTTTAATATCACTGAAACCATGTTTGAAGGTTCGGCCGAAGATCTTAAAGAAACTAAGGTGACACAACCCGCCATATTTATACACTCAGTAGCGCTTCAAGCTGTTCTTGAAAATTTTGACCCAGCGATGGTTGCAGGACATTCCTTAGGTGAATTTTCTGCTTTGGTAGCTTGTGGTGCGCTCTCATTTGAAGACGCTCTTTTACTAGTAAGTAAAAGAGCACAAGCAATGCAAAAAGCTTGCGAATTACAACCATCAACAATGGCAGCTGTACTTGCGCTAGAAGATTCGGTTGTGGAAGAAGTCTGTGAAGGAACCGATGGTATTGTGGTAGCTGCAAATTACAATTGCCCTGGGCAATTAGTAATTTCTGGTGAGGTAAATGCGATAAATGCTGCTTGCGCCACTATGAAAGAGCGCGGAGCAAAGAGAGCTTTAGTACTTCCTGTAGGTGGTGGTTTTCACTCTCCCATGATGGAGCCAGCAAGAGAAGAATTAGAAAAAGCTATTGAGCAAACGATCTTTAAGGACCCTATATGTCCTATTTATCAAAACGTATCCGCTAAAGCCGTTACAAGTGCAAGTGAAATTCAAAAAAATCTCATCGCACAATTGACAGCTCCTGTAAAATGGACGCAAACAATACAACAAATGATTGCAGATGGAGCGACAGAATTTATTGAAGTGGGTCCCGGACGTGTTTTACAAGGTCTTGTTAAGAAAATTGACCGTAGTGCTACAGCAGGCAGTGCACAGCTTCCTGAATAG
- a CDS encoding helix-turn-helix transcriptional regulator, with amino-acid sequence MGINDLPSEIRRFKEVREDHDFTQAEFAEQLGIKNSTADIERGRTKLSGQVITELLRLFQINPLWIYGYSNQKHLNTDKGDVSPKVVVVDKDDQENMVLVNQKAAAGYPNNIADVEWYQKLPAFDLPLPQYRNATYRGFQVEGDSMLPNFRPEDWVLAKGVEGLESASDNKVYVIVMQDAVVIKKLQKLPDTSRVLLISINKEYAPYEVEVSNIQEIWQVNSKLTFSLDENSSNNLLKELQQSMEDLKAQMTKFKA; translated from the coding sequence ATGGGCATAAATGATTTACCTTCAGAAATAAGAAGATTTAAAGAAGTACGTGAAGATCACGATTTTACTCAAGCAGAATTTGCAGAGCAATTAGGAATAAAGAACTCAACAGCAGATATTGAACGTGGTCGTACAAAACTCTCTGGTCAAGTAATCACAGAATTGCTCCGATTATTTCAGATCAATCCATTATGGATTTATGGATATAGTAATCAAAAACACCTTAATACTGACAAAGGAGACGTAAGTCCTAAAGTCGTTGTAGTAGATAAAGACGATCAAGAAAATATGGTGTTAGTTAATCAAAAAGCAGCCGCAGGTTACCCTAACAATATTGCAGATGTCGAGTGGTATCAAAAATTACCCGCATTTGATTTACCATTGCCACAGTATCGCAATGCAACCTACCGAGGTTTTCAAGTAGAAGGAGATAGTATGTTACCCAATTTTAGACCAGAAGACTGGGTACTAGCAAAGGGCGTAGAAGGATTAGAAAGTGCTAGCGACAATAAAGTTTATGTGATTGTGATGCAGGATGCTGTAGTGATAAAGAAACTACAAAAGCTTCCAGATACATCACGAGTTTTACTTATTTCAATAAACAAGGAATATGCTCCCTATGAGGTTGAAGTAAGTAATATACAAGAAATATGGCAAGTTAACAGTAAGTTGACCTTTAGCTTAGATGAAAATAGTAGTAATAATTTACTAAAAGAACTCCAGCAATCTATGGAGGATTTAAAAGCACAAATGACAAAATTTAAAGCATAA
- a CDS encoding PepSY domain-containing protein, with product MKTLKIAVVALGVAAISLSSCKEKKTETETLIEEAKENGADIKEKNTDDGYKLKVEDANGDETKIKVDENGEVKVKTDD from the coding sequence ATGAAAACTCTGAAAATAGCAGTTGTAGCACTAGGTGTTGCAGCAATCTCACTTTCTTCTTGTAAAGAGAAAAAAACCGAAACTGAAACTTTGATCGAAGAGGCAAAAGAAAATGGCGCTGATATCAAAGAAAAAAACACAGATGACGGCTACAAATTAAAAGTCGAAGACGCCAATGGCGACGAGACAAAAATTAAAGTAGACGAAAACGGTGAAGTAAAAGTAAAAACTGACGATTAA
- a CDS encoding DUF2461 domain-containing protein yields MDFELLYNFLETLQKNNSKEWMDTHRKEYHHVRDLYIKWLDHLNDKFLKIDKDYFDTPGKKAINRINNNLLFHPTKPIYKDHFGAGLDQKTKQGDFYIEIGLHQNLIAGGYWRPKKEILNSIREAIDYNGENLKAILEKESFKKLFGGLYTDHQLITAPKGYSMKHPHINLLRQKTFAVELTLTRKQVVSSGFEDTIITAYQEMLPFRRYLREAVSV; encoded by the coding sequence ATGGATTTCGAGTTGTTGTACAATTTTTTAGAGACATTGCAAAAAAATAATTCTAAGGAATGGATGGATACCCACCGTAAAGAATATCACCATGTACGTGACTTATACATTAAATGGCTAGACCACCTAAATGACAAGTTCCTAAAGATTGATAAAGACTACTTTGATACACCTGGAAAGAAAGCTATCAATAGAATTAATAATAATTTGTTATTTCATCCCACAAAACCTATTTATAAAGATCATTTTGGAGCAGGTCTTGATCAAAAAACAAAGCAAGGTGATTTTTATATAGAAATTGGCCTACACCAGAACTTAATTGCAGGTGGCTACTGGAGACCCAAGAAAGAAATTTTAAATAGTATTCGTGAAGCAATTGATTATAATGGGGAAAATCTTAAAGCTATTCTAGAGAAAGAATCATTTAAGAAGTTATTTGGAGGGCTGTATACAGACCATCAATTAATTACTGCGCCAAAAGGGTACTCAATGAAACATCCTCATATAAATTTACTTAGGCAGAAAACATTTGCTGTTGAACTAACGCTTACGCGAAAGCAAGTAGTTTCTTCAGGTTTTGAGGATACTATTATTACAGCTTACCAAGAGATGCTGCCCTTTAGAAGATACCTACGGGAAGCTGTTTCTGTGTAA
- a CDS encoding metal-dependent hydrolase family protein: MKYLITILLTFIVSSMLYGQETLIHCGKFIDTQNGKVLSKQTITVSGNKIIKVEAGYASAKSNEHIINLKAYTVMPGFIDMHVHIEGETNPKRYLETFTKNEADIAFTAAEIAERTLNAGFTTVRDLGGTGVNVSLRNAINAGTIKGPRIFTAEKAIGTTGGHADPTNGYKNSLMGDPGPAEGVINSVDDARKAVRQRYKNSADLIKITATGGVLSISKNGENPQFRQEEVNEIVRTAKEYGMHVAAHAHGKEGMQRAIKAGVQTIEHGSFMDRETVALMKKYGTHLVPTLSAGKYVAAKAEIKGYYPDIIIPKIEKVDATLKQTFTMLAQSDVNIAFGTDAGVFPHGENAKEFKYMVDYGWSPLFALQSATVTNAKLLDMEGNIGVLSEGAFADIIATKENPIENISTTENVMFVMKNGVVYKNK; this comes from the coding sequence ATGAAATACCTCATCACTATACTGCTTACTTTCATAGTTAGCAGTATGCTTTATGGACAAGAAACACTTATTCACTGTGGTAAATTTATAGACACTCAAAATGGAAAAGTACTTTCAAAACAAACCATCACAGTTTCTGGAAATAAAATTATCAAAGTAGAAGCTGGTTACGCTTCCGCGAAATCGAACGAACACATAATTAATCTCAAAGCATATACAGTAATGCCTGGTTTTATTGATATGCATGTTCATATTGAAGGTGAAACAAATCCCAAGAGATATTTAGAAACCTTTACTAAAAATGAGGCTGATATCGCATTTACTGCTGCCGAAATAGCAGAGCGAACCCTCAACGCAGGATTTACCACCGTTAGAGATTTGGGTGGCACAGGAGTAAACGTTTCTTTACGAAATGCCATAAATGCTGGCACTATAAAGGGACCTCGAATTTTTACTGCGGAGAAAGCGATAGGCACCACAGGCGGTCACGCTGATCCTACCAATGGCTATAAAAATTCACTCATGGGCGATCCCGGGCCTGCAGAAGGTGTGATTAACAGTGTTGATGATGCTAGAAAAGCGGTTAGACAACGTTATAAAAATAGCGCTGATTTGATTAAGATAACCGCAACTGGCGGCGTTTTGAGTATAAGCAAGAATGGTGAAAATCCGCAATTTAGACAGGAGGAAGTCAATGAGATTGTACGAACTGCAAAAGAATATGGAATGCATGTCGCTGCTCACGCTCACGGTAAAGAGGGTATGCAACGGGCTATAAAAGCTGGAGTACAAACGATCGAGCACGGTTCTTTTATGGATAGAGAAACTGTAGCCCTTATGAAAAAATACGGTACCCATCTTGTCCCAACACTGTCTGCTGGGAAGTATGTTGCAGCAAAAGCTGAGATAAAAGGATATTATCCAGACATCATCATCCCTAAAATTGAGAAGGTAGATGCAACCCTTAAACAAACTTTTACTATGCTAGCACAATCTGATGTAAATATCGCTTTTGGAACGGATGCTGGTGTATTTCCACACGGAGAAAATGCAAAAGAATTTAAATACATGGTAGATTACGGCTGGTCTCCTTTGTTTGCTCTACAATCGGCAACTGTGACTAACGCAAAACTTTTAGATATGGAAGGTAACATAGGTGTTCTTTCTGAAGGTGCTTTTGCTGATATAATTGCCACAAAAGAGAATCCTATTGAGAATATTTCAACAACAGAAAACGTTATGTTTGTTATGAAAAATGGGGTGGTTTATAAAAATAAATAG
- a CDS encoding dihydrofolate reductase, whose protein sequence is MITMIAAAGEGNELGKDGDLVWHLPDDFKRFKKLTTGHHIIMGRKTWESFPRPLPNRTHIIITRKSNYNAENAIVVHNIEDALTYSKDDDHTFIIGGGEIYKLGLTYATHIELTRVHGHFNADAFFPVIDKDKWELIENHHHKKDDNHNYSFTYETYKKVR, encoded by the coding sequence ATGATTACAATGATTGCTGCGGCAGGAGAAGGTAACGAATTGGGGAAAGATGGTGATCTCGTATGGCATTTACCCGATGATTTTAAAAGATTTAAAAAACTCACAACGGGTCATCACATAATAATGGGTCGTAAAACTTGGGAATCTTTTCCTCGCCCCCTACCTAACCGCACTCACATTATAATTACTAGAAAATCAAATTATAATGCAGAAAATGCAATAGTTGTACATAATATAGAGGATGCGCTTACGTATAGTAAAGACGACGATCATACTTTTATTATAGGTGGTGGAGAGATTTATAAACTGGGCTTGACCTATGCTACTCATATAGAATTAACACGTGTTCACGGTCATTTTAATGCAGATGCTTTTTTTCCTGTGATTGACAAAGATAAATGGGAATTAATAGAGAACCATCATCACAAAAAAGACGATAATCATAACTATAGTTTTACCTACGAGACTTATAAGAAAGTTAGGTAG
- a CDS encoding 2TM domain-containing protein: MSLFSKKTNTSSIDPEQRELIENAQARIKQKKKLYRHFVLFLAGAIVLIVLNLALGIGKEFKILNIDWFVWAILLWSFFFLVHIINVVFMSSFMNKEWEKEQLDKLVTKQKLKIAELDEAIQQKMPLPEKKKPSLKDPNLPLTDQNTPL; this comes from the coding sequence ATGTCATTATTCTCAAAAAAAACCAACACTTCTTCTATAGATCCAGAGCAAAGAGAACTTATAGAGAATGCACAGGCTCGTATTAAACAAAAAAAGAAACTCTATCGTCACTTTGTTTTATTTCTAGCTGGAGCAATCGTATTAATTGTTCTCAACCTTGCCCTAGGCATAGGAAAAGAATTTAAAATCCTAAATATTGACTGGTTTGTCTGGGCTATTCTCTTATGGTCTTTCTTTTTTCTTGTACACATAATAAATGTCGTATTTATGAGTAGCTTTATGAATAAAGAATGGGAGAAAGAACAACTTGATAAACTTGTTACTAAGCAAAAATTAAAAATTGCAGAGTTAGACGAGGCCATACAACAAAAAATGCCTCTCCCTGAAAAAAAAAAGCCATCTTTAAAAGACCCGAATCTTCCACTTACAGATCAAAATACTCCCCTATGA
- a CDS encoding DegT/DnrJ/EryC1/StrS family aminotransferase — MKKIQMVDLKGQYQQIKDRVNTSIMEVIETTSFVNGPEVHQFQKELEEYLDVKHVIPCANGTDALQIAMMGLGLEQGDEVITADFTFAATVEVIALLKLTPVLVDVDPVNFNIDIEAIKKAITPKTKAIVPVHLFGMAANMDAIMDLAKEHNLYIIEDNAQGIGSTYTGRNGQKVKTGTIGHIGTTSFFPSKNLGCYGDGGAIFTNDDKLAHTIRGIVNHGMYERYHHDVVGVNSRLDSIQAAVLRAKLPHLDAYNTARRDAARKYSDAFSNHEKIITPIICDSCDCHVFHQYTLRVKDTNRDALVTHLNENGIPCGVYYPIPLHSQKAYKDKRYNESDFPVTNAIVKDCISLPMHTELDDEQIAFITQTVINFISR; from the coding sequence ATGAAAAAAATACAAATGGTCGATCTCAAAGGCCAATACCAGCAAATTAAAGATCGTGTAAATACCTCCATTATGGAAGTTATTGAAACTACTTCATTTGTAAATGGCCCTGAAGTACATCAATTTCAAAAAGAGCTTGAAGAATACCTTGATGTTAAGCACGTAATTCCTTGTGCAAATGGTACAGATGCACTGCAAATTGCTATGATGGGTTTAGGTCTAGAACAAGGAGATGAAGTCATCACTGCAGATTTTACATTTGCAGCAACGGTAGAAGTCATAGCGCTTCTTAAACTCACTCCAGTACTTGTTGATGTAGATCCAGTAAATTTCAATATTGATATTGAAGCTATCAAAAAAGCAATTACTCCAAAAACTAAGGCTATTGTACCTGTCCATTTATTTGGAATGGCAGCAAATATGGATGCCATCATGGATCTAGCAAAAGAACATAACCTATATATAATTGAAGATAATGCTCAGGGAATAGGATCAACGTACACTGGGCGTAACGGTCAGAAAGTTAAAACTGGGACTATAGGACATATAGGCACCACTTCTTTTTTTCCATCAAAAAATCTAGGATGCTATGGTGATGGCGGCGCCATATTTACAAATGATGATAAGCTTGCACATACAATAAGAGGTATCGTGAATCATGGTATGTATGAGCGTTATCATCATGATGTAGTAGGGGTTAATAGTAGACTTGATTCTATACAGGCCGCTGTGCTACGCGCAAAGCTACCTCATCTTGATGCCTACAACACTGCAAGAAGAGATGCCGCAAGGAAGTATTCAGATGCTTTTTCAAATCACGAAAAAATAATTACTCCTATCATTTGTGATAGCTGTGACTGTCATGTTTTTCATCAGTACACACTTCGTGTAAAGGATACAAATAGAGATGCTTTAGTTACACATTTAAATGAAAACGGAATTCCTTGTGGTGTGTATTATCCTATACCATTACATAGCCAGAAGGCATATAAAGACAAGCGTTACAATGAATCAGATTTCCCAGTGACCAATGCTATCGTTAAAGATTGTATCTCGCTCCCTATGCATACGGAACTTGATGATGAGCAGATTGCCTTTATCACCCAGACTGTGATTAATTTTATTAGTAGATAA
- the mutS gene encoding DNA mismatch repair protein MutS gives MKQYNAIKAKYPDALLLFRVGDFYETFGEDAIKAARILNITLTSRNNGGDRTELAGFPHHSLNTYLPKLVKAGCRVAICDQLEDPKQTKTIVKRGVTELVTPGVAMNDDILSAKTNNFLGAIYFSKEIVGVSFLDVSTGEFLTAQGDTAYIDKLLQNFTPSELLISKKQKKMFFETYGSEYHTFYQEDWVFQTDYATESLHKHFEVNSLKGFGVEHLEAGIIASGAALHYLGETQHHKLNHITHISRIAANDYVWMDRFTIRNLELYNSSYGLKAITLLDVIDKTTSPMGGRLLKRWLALPLKRLDQIERRHEVVSFLLDNSSIYDKIQSNIKKIGDLERLVSKVATARINPREVIQLKNSLEAVVPIKSIASKTDNESLKLIAEQLKDCEVLRSKIKKSLKEEAPVSILKGGAVASGFHQELDDLRALSQGGKDYLEKMLERETERTGITSLKIASNNVFGYYIEVRNTHKDKVPEEWIRKQTLVNAERYITDELKEYEGKILGAEERIQAIEQQLFSELVNWISTFIEQIQATASQIAQLDCLLGFTQLARENNYKKPTLDDSKIIDIKKGRHPVIEKQLPLGEQYVANDVLLDSDDQQMIMITGPNMSGKSAILRQTALIVLLAQMGSFVPAEAAHIGLVDKIFTRVGASDNISMGESTFMVEMNETASILNNLSDRSLVLLDEIGRGTSTYDGISIAWAISEFLHEHPGRPKTLFATHYHELNEMSDSFQRVRNYNVSVKELKNNVLFLRKLVPGGSAHSFGIHVAKMAGMPQQVLRRATKMMEKLEKSHGSEKLTETLKKTAEEEMQLSFFNLDDPLLEQVKEEILHTDIDTLTPVEALMKLNEIKRMLVKKSGSKAH, from the coding sequence ATGAAACAATACAATGCGATCAAAGCAAAATACCCTGACGCATTATTACTCTTTAGAGTGGGAGATTTCTATGAAACTTTTGGAGAAGATGCTATTAAAGCTGCCAGAATTTTAAACATTACACTAACAAGTCGTAATAATGGTGGAGACCGAACAGAACTTGCGGGTTTTCCCCACCACTCTCTAAATACCTACTTGCCAAAGCTCGTAAAAGCGGGTTGTCGCGTGGCTATTTGTGATCAGTTGGAAGATCCAAAACAAACCAAGACAATTGTAAAGCGTGGTGTAACCGAGTTAGTCACTCCAGGAGTAGCAATGAATGACGACATTCTTTCTGCCAAAACGAATAATTTTTTAGGAGCTATTTATTTCAGTAAAGAGATAGTAGGAGTTTCATTTTTAGATGTTTCTACAGGAGAATTTTTGACTGCTCAGGGAGATACAGCTTATATAGATAAACTATTACAAAATTTTACACCAAGCGAACTTCTAATCTCCAAAAAACAGAAAAAAATGTTTTTTGAAACTTATGGCTCGGAGTATCATACCTTTTATCAAGAAGATTGGGTGTTTCAAACGGATTACGCGACAGAGTCTTTGCACAAGCACTTTGAAGTAAATTCTCTCAAAGGTTTTGGCGTTGAGCATCTAGAGGCCGGGATTATAGCCTCTGGAGCGGCATTGCATTACTTAGGAGAAACCCAACACCATAAACTTAACCATATCACACACATTAGTCGTATCGCTGCAAATGATTACGTGTGGATGGATCGCTTTACGATACGTAACTTAGAATTATACAATTCATCTTATGGTCTTAAGGCAATAACTTTGCTAGATGTGATAGATAAAACAACCTCTCCTATGGGAGGACGTTTACTCAAACGCTGGTTAGCACTACCATTAAAACGTCTAGATCAGATTGAACGAAGACATGAGGTGGTTTCGTTTTTACTTGATAATAGTAGTATTTATGATAAGATACAGTCTAATATTAAGAAAATAGGAGATCTGGAGCGACTTGTAAGTAAAGTGGCAACTGCAAGGATTAATCCGCGGGAGGTAATACAATTAAAAAACTCACTGGAGGCTGTCGTTCCTATAAAATCTATTGCCTCTAAAACCGATAACGAATCTCTTAAATTAATAGCAGAACAGCTTAAAGATTGTGAGGTGCTACGTTCAAAAATTAAAAAAAGCCTCAAGGAGGAAGCACCTGTATCTATTTTAAAAGGAGGTGCCGTTGCTTCAGGATTTCACCAAGAGCTTGATGATCTACGAGCCTTATCTCAAGGAGGAAAAGATTATTTAGAGAAGATGCTAGAACGCGAGACAGAGCGCACCGGTATCACTTCTCTTAAAATAGCATCAAACAATGTATTTGGGTATTATATAGAGGTACGTAATACGCATAAGGATAAAGTTCCTGAAGAATGGATACGCAAGCAAACACTGGTAAATGCAGAACGCTATATTACAGATGAGCTCAAAGAGTATGAAGGGAAAATTCTAGGAGCAGAGGAGCGTATACAGGCGATAGAACAGCAATTGTTCTCAGAGTTAGTGAATTGGATATCGACATTTATAGAACAGATACAGGCTACTGCAAGCCAAATTGCACAACTTGACTGTTTGCTCGGTTTTACTCAATTAGCTAGAGAGAATAATTATAAAAAGCCTACGCTAGATGATTCAAAAATTATTGACATCAAAAAAGGACGTCATCCTGTGATTGAAAAACAACTGCCACTAGGTGAACAATATGTAGCTAATGATGTTTTACTAGACAGTGATGACCAACAAATGATTATGATCACGGGCCCTAATATGTCTGGAAAAAGTGCTATTCTTCGTCAAACAGCTTTGATTGTTCTACTTGCCCAAATGGGGAGTTTTGTGCCAGCTGAGGCTGCACATATAGGTCTCGTAGATAAAATTTTTACAAGGGTAGGTGCAAGTGATAATATCTCGATGGGCGAGAGTACCTTCATGGTAGAGATGAATGAGACGGCTAGTATTCTTAATAACCTTAGTGATCGAAGTTTAGTATTACTTGATGAAATAGGGCGTGGGACAAGCACCTATGATGGAATTTCTATCGCTTGGGCTATTAGTGAGTTTTTACACGAACATCCAGGAAGACCTAAAACACTTTTTGCGACTCATTACCACGAACTTAATGAAATGAGCGATTCCTTCCAAAGAGTGCGTAACTATAATGTTTCTGTAAAGGAGCTTAAGAATAACGTATTATTCTTGCGTAAATTAGTCCCAGGCGGCAGCGCACACAGTTTTGGTATTCATGTAGCAAAAATGGCAGGAATGCCACAACAAGTATTGCGACGTGCTACTAAGATGATGGAAAAGCTAGAAAAATCTCACGGGAGTGAAAAGCTTACGGAAACACTTAAGAAAACAGCTGAAGAAGAAATGCAATTAAGCTTTTTTAATCTAGATGATCCGCTACTAGAACAAGTAAAAGAAGAAATTTTACATACAGATATTGATACGCTAACTCCTGTGGAAGCATTAATGAAGCTGAATGAGATTAAGAGGATGTTAGTAAAGAAAAGCGGATCTAAAGCGCACTAG
- a CDS encoding 3-deoxy-D-manno-octulosonic acid transferase yields MQSLYSFVIILAQLLLPIVGFFNKKIRKSVIGRKNTMATLRSALEKGPPVMWMHAASLGEYEQGLPVMKALQQRFPNHQWVVSFFSPSGYEIKKDNAFAKATVYLPIDTPANACEFLEILSPDMALFVKYEFWPNYLNELKRQNVRTFLISGVFRESQPFFRWYGKWMKESLKSFEYFFLQDKASSEALKQLGFTNYAVSGDTRFDRVSHQIEMDNTLDFIETFKQGKLCVVCGSTWSEDEQVLLSFINDASSDIKFIIAPHEIKPDKIADLESRLLVKSTRYSQYTEENLKKAQVLIIDTIGLLAKIYSYADIAYVGGAMGTTGLHNILEPATFGTPIVIGSNFKNFPEAKRLQQLAGLYSVSNQEELNKILTKLTTDINFRNQTGMIAGHFINSNTGATKAVSNYFE; encoded by the coding sequence ATGCAGAGCCTCTATTCTTTCGTAATCATACTTGCACAATTATTGTTGCCAATTGTAGGATTTTTTAATAAAAAAATCAGAAAGTCTGTGATAGGAAGAAAAAATACAATGGCAACACTCAGGAGTGCTTTAGAAAAAGGTCCGCCTGTGATGTGGATGCATGCAGCCTCTCTAGGTGAATATGAGCAAGGTCTTCCAGTGATGAAAGCTTTACAACAACGATTTCCTAATCATCAGTGGGTGGTTAGTTTTTTCTCTCCTTCTGGATATGAAATAAAAAAGGATAACGCTTTCGCGAAAGCAACCGTCTATCTACCTATTGATACACCTGCTAATGCTTGTGAGTTTCTAGAAATCTTATCTCCAGATATGGCTTTATTTGTAAAATATGAATTTTGGCCAAATTATCTAAATGAATTAAAACGCCAAAATGTACGCACCTTTTTGATATCTGGAGTATTTAGAGAGAGTCAACCATTTTTTAGATGGTACGGCAAGTGGATGAAAGAGTCACTAAAAAGTTTTGAATATTTCTTCCTACAAGATAAAGCCTCTTCGGAAGCTCTAAAACAGTTAGGTTTTACAAATTATGCTGTAAGTGGGGATACCCGTTTTGATAGAGTAAGTCATCAAATTGAGATGGACAACACTTTAGATTTTATCGAGACATTTAAGCAAGGTAAACTTTGTGTCGTTTGCGGTAGTACATGGTCAGAAGACGAGCAAGTATTGCTTTCATTTATAAATGATGCTTCTTCTGATATTAAGTTTATTATAGCTCCACACGAGATAAAACCTGATAAAATTGCAGATTTAGAAAGTAGATTACTTGTTAAATCAACACGTTATTCTCAATACACTGAAGAAAATTTAAAGAAGGCTCAGGTTTTGATTATCGATACAATCGGACTACTTGCAAAAATTTACAGTTATGCAGATATTGCTTATGTGGGTGGGGCTATGGGAACAACAGGTTTACATAATATATTAGAGCCTGCCACTTTTGGCACACCGATAGTTATTGGCTCAAATTTTAAAAATTTTCCAGAGGCAAAACGCTTACAGCAATTAGCTGGGCTGTATTCGGTGTCTAATCAGGAGGAGTTAAATAAAATACTCACTAAATTAACCACTGATATAAATTTCAGAAATCAAACTGGGATGATCGCTGGACATTTCATCAACAGCAATACTGGAGCCACTAAGGCTGTATCAAATTATTTTGAATAA